In a single window of the Acetivibrio clariflavus DSM 19732 genome:
- a CDS encoding TIGR02556 family CRISPR-associated protein, which produces MLTGILQIGEYVLNSKSVEADDYIQVIENPNEKGNYRHVLKIGFNLNERNVGYRGIEYEEFSDKKIVKYAYKKGSARGGDITPTSKYTDPSKTLNKIMISLNDILKNSNPSYEEFTIFKNIYEYISSNQEKIENEISEKIKSITLEKGESFIITLSLFENENERYMGDFNIIKDRLGKISNEQYFNKYGTTSKGIGICYYCKQKTEVFGFVNTYNSYTVDKIGFVSGGFKQENAWKNYPVCGSCAQKLEQGKKYLRENLSSRFSGFNYFVIPKAVIRDKEDEKEFIKTLEEFEKNKNFSTEKDTRQNLLASERDFLDIMKDSKNFLNYNMLIYKEEQSGSVFRILLYIEDIVPSKVKNILKIKDKIDDIDLFRNLPGKDNSTYDLKFGFDKIRTFFPNNKTEGNFDKSFLEILNNVFTYKKISYKFLLNRMISKIRSAFVNEEYIDALVLQALMSILFIEKLNLFSDKEKGVQKIMIEKTEKNKKYLDFFENESYKDAFDSDYKKAVFLTGVLTEKLLNIQYDERKSKPFYSRLNGLKLDRKLVKRIFSEAVNKLNEYNKNYYKELEYLIGMYMLGEEADKNISNDDISFYFVLGMTLAKHFKEEKKDGEDVEP; this is translated from the coding sequence TTGCTTACGGGTATATTGCAGATAGGAGAGTATGTACTCAATAGCAAAAGCGTCGAAGCAGATGATTATATTCAAGTCATTGAGAATCCTAATGAAAAAGGAAACTACAGGCACGTCTTAAAAATTGGGTTTAACTTGAATGAACGGAATGTTGGTTATAGAGGTATCGAGTATGAAGAGTTCTCGGATAAAAAGATAGTTAAATACGCATACAAAAAGGGAAGCGCCAGAGGTGGAGATATAACACCTACTTCAAAATATACAGACCCGTCGAAGACGTTAAACAAAATCATGATTTCTCTCAATGATATTCTGAAAAATTCAAATCCGTCCTATGAAGAGTTTACAATATTTAAAAATATCTATGAGTACATATCTTCAAATCAAGAAAAAATCGAAAATGAGATCTCAGAAAAAATAAAATCAATTACGTTGGAAAAAGGTGAATCCTTCATTATAACATTATCATTGTTTGAAAACGAAAATGAAAGGTATATGGGGGATTTTAACATAATAAAAGATCGACTCGGTAAAATTTCGAATGAGCAGTATTTCAATAAATATGGAACTACATCAAAGGGAATAGGTATCTGCTATTACTGCAAACAAAAAACTGAAGTTTTTGGTTTTGTGAATACTTACAATTCATACACTGTTGACAAAATAGGCTTTGTAAGCGGAGGATTCAAACAGGAGAATGCATGGAAGAACTACCCTGTATGCGGCAGTTGTGCACAAAAATTGGAACAAGGCAAAAAGTATTTACGGGAAAACCTTTCATCCAGATTTTCCGGATTCAATTATTTCGTAATACCTAAAGCAGTAATAAGGGATAAAGAAGATGAAAAAGAATTTATTAAAACATTGGAAGAGTTTGAAAAGAACAAAAACTTTTCCACTGAAAAAGATACGAGGCAAAACCTGTTGGCAAGTGAGAGAGATTTTCTTGATATAATGAAGGACAGTAAAAATTTTCTCAACTATAACATGTTGATATATAAAGAAGAACAGTCAGGAAGTGTTTTCAGAATTTTGCTGTATATTGAAGATATTGTTCCAAGCAAGGTTAAGAATATATTGAAAATTAAAGATAAAATCGATGATATTGATTTGTTCAGAAACCTGCCTGGAAAAGACAATTCCACCTATGATTTAAAATTCGGATTTGACAAAATAAGAACCTTTTTCCCAAACAACAAGACAGAAGGAAACTTTGACAAAAGCTTTTTGGAAATTCTGAATAACGTTTTCACATACAAAAAAATAAGTTATAAATTTCTTTTAAACAGAATGATTTCAAAAATACGGTCAGCATTTGTGAATGAGGAATATATCGATGCTCTTGTGCTTCAGGCACTAATGAGTATTTTATTTATCGAAAAACTCAATCTGTTCAGTGACAAAGAGAAAGGGGTGCAAAAGATAATGATTGAGAAAACGGAAAAAAATAAAAAGTATTTGGACTTCTTTGAAAATGAAAGTTATAAAGATGCTTTTGATTCAGATTATAAAAAAGCTGTATTTCTTACAGGTGTTCTTACAGAAAAGTTATTGAACATACAGTACGATGAGAGAAAAAGCAAACCGTTTTACAGCAGGCTGAATGGTTTGAAACTGGACAGAAAATTGGTAAAAAGGATATTTTCCGAAGCTGTCAATAAATTGAATGAATACAACAAGAACTATTATAAAGAACTGGAATACCTTATAGGAATGTATATGTTGGGAGAAGAAGCCGATAAGAACATTTCCAATGATGATATAAGCTTCTACTTTGTCCTGGGTATGACTCTTGCAAAGCATTTTAAAGAAGAAAAAAAGGATGGGGAGGATGTTGAACCATGA
- a CDS encoding CRISPR-associated endonuclease Cas6 encodes MEIKMLTVKLEGNKVASRDVPKIRGYLAGRFPEYVELHNHLGDGKFKYGYPVIQYKSISGVPNIIAINDASKILIDIFYDVKEIDMKDKIMSILEKGYILKTMKFGPSEGLIEYEFLTPWMALNQDNFEEYVKASLEERVGILKKVLVGNILSMAKGLNCWVDKPIEAMIKLRPVEVNFKNKKMVGFKGRFLTNFVIPDYLGLGKSVARGFGTVVKVKDGGFV; translated from the coding sequence TTGGAAATTAAAATGCTTACTGTAAAACTGGAAGGTAACAAAGTTGCAAGCAGGGATGTGCCTAAGATACGAGGGTATCTCGCAGGAAGATTTCCAGAGTATGTCGAGTTGCACAATCATTTGGGAGACGGCAAGTTTAAGTATGGCTATCCTGTAATTCAATACAAATCTATTAGCGGAGTTCCAAACATTATTGCCATTAACGATGCTTCAAAGATATTGATAGATATTTTCTATGATGTGAAGGAAATTGATATGAAAGACAAAATTATGAGTATCCTTGAGAAGGGCTATATACTCAAAACAATGAAATTTGGTCCTTCAGAGGGATTGATTGAATATGAATTTTTGACTCCGTGGATGGCGCTTAATCAGGATAATTTTGAGGAATATGTAAAAGCATCCTTGGAAGAGAGAGTAGGAATATTGAAGAAAGTGCTTGTTGGTAATATTCTGTCCATGGCAAAAGGATTGAATTGCTGGGTGGACAAGCCCATAGAGGCAATGATTAAACTCCGCCCTGTGGAAGTAAATTTCAAGAACAAGAAGATGGTCGGATTTAAAGGAAGGTTTTTGACCAATTTTGTGATACCGGATTATCTGGGGTTGGGTA
- the nrdR gene encoding transcriptional regulator NrdR: MKCPYCGFIEDKVIDSRPTDEGTAIRRRRECSKCQKRFTTYEKVESLPLMVIKKDKTREHFDREKLMNGLLRACEKRPVSVNDLEHLVESIELQLHNSLQREVTSQTIGEMVMERLKELDEVAYVRFASVYRQFKDINTFMDELRKLLKEK, from the coding sequence ATGAAGTGTCCGTATTGCGGTTTTATTGAGGATAAGGTCATCGATTCGAGACCTACCGATGAAGGGACTGCTATTAGAAGACGAAGGGAATGTTCCAAGTGCCAAAAACGCTTTACGACATATGAAAAGGTAGAAAGTCTGCCGCTTATGGTTATAAAAAAGGATAAAACCAGGGAACACTTTGACAGGGAGAAGCTTATGAACGGTCTTTTAAGGGCTTGCGAAAAAAGGCCTGTTTCCGTTAATGATTTGGAACACCTTGTTGAAAGTATTGAATTGCAGTTGCATAACTCGCTTCAAAGGGAGGTAACTTCTCAAACCATCGGCGAAATGGTTATGGAAAGGCTGAAAGAACTGGATGAGGTTGCTTATGTAAGGTTTGCCTCGGTTTACAGGCAGTTTAAAGATATAAATACTTTTATGGACGAATTGCGTAAACTGTTAAAGGAAAAATAG
- a CDS encoding CRISPR-associated helicase/endonuclease Cas3, whose protein sequence is MLLSHPDKLLKEHLKNVSLIGDSILLQKRINFKSFSNDKIRQLNRINLLTHDLGKATSYFQDYIKNVNGKQNNDEKKSHGLLSGVLSFKIASTVLKDEALAFFSYMVVSKHHGELEDFSNFISVLHGDENNRNLLKLQFESIDKTELQNVIAELGIDFSISEYTTDEFLADIDYLTSRKVRNKVKELLGIETFLLINLLFSLLIFSDKLEAIYNSEKMSIEDFIEKSTHRPNLLSSCVDNFKKGLEIKNIQMAKRRDEIYEDVVESVRNINLEEKILSINLPTGSGKTLIALKTALMLKERIIKEEGYNPGIIYVLPFTSIIEQNFDVFKDVLGSDDSKVMLKHHYLSERSYKWEKDGKKEEYSDAISEHLVESWDSEIVVSTFVQLLHSIFTNRNRKLKKFHSMVNSIIILDEVQSIPHKYWKLVNETFKAMALFLNCRFILMTATMPLIFSESDGEIYELATCKKRYFSEFNRINIDASRLENGMTLEEFKAFIYDEINRYEEDDFLIVLNTIMTSIDVFSYIKDEFEDIAEVYYLSTNIIPKERLGRIEKIKDSKNRKIIVSTQMIEAGVDIDIDRVYRDFGPMDSINQTAGRCNREWCGKKGIVTLVNLVNENHHDKAYSSYIYDTILMEETKSALKDKDMIEEKDIFQLAERYYNGLKSHGNDESDWLLNCIGELRYREAFEHREDKNSKAFELIKQEFKTVDVFIEADDEASEVWEKYQSIKLIADRFERKRQFNKLKKDFYQFVLSLPEQAVKKHVEIDEKEITFISREMLCSTYDKDTGFIRKIDRDYFI, encoded by the coding sequence GTGCTGCTTTCGCATCCGGATAAACTTCTCAAAGAACATTTAAAAAATGTTTCATTGATAGGAGACAGCATATTATTACAAAAAAGAATTAATTTTAAGAGTTTTTCCAATGATAAAATACGTCAGTTAAACCGGATAAATCTTTTAACTCATGATCTTGGCAAAGCTACTTCCTATTTTCAGGATTATATAAAAAACGTAAACGGCAAGCAGAATAATGATGAGAAAAAAAGTCACGGATTATTGTCAGGAGTTTTGTCCTTTAAAATTGCAAGCACAGTTTTAAAGGATGAAGCTCTTGCTTTTTTTTCATATATGGTGGTTTCTAAACACCATGGAGAACTGGAAGATTTTTCGAATTTTATATCGGTATTGCATGGAGATGAAAACAATAGAAATCTTTTAAAGCTTCAATTTGAAAGCATTGATAAAACAGAACTGCAGAATGTAATTGCGGAACTTGGAATTGATTTTTCTATATCGGAATATACAACTGATGAATTTTTGGCGGACATTGATTATTTGACAAGCAGAAAAGTCAGAAATAAAGTGAAGGAATTACTGGGTATTGAAACGTTTTTGCTGATTAATTTACTCTTTTCTCTGCTCATTTTTTCTGACAAGCTTGAAGCTATATATAACAGCGAAAAAATGAGTATTGAGGACTTTATTGAGAAAAGCACGCATAGACCCAACCTTTTGTCATCCTGCGTTGATAATTTCAAAAAGGGACTTGAAATAAAGAATATTCAAATGGCAAAGCGCAGAGACGAAATATATGAAGATGTTGTAGAGAGTGTTAGAAATATAAATCTTGAAGAAAAAATATTGTCCATTAATCTTCCCACCGGATCGGGAAAAACTCTTATCGCACTTAAGACTGCATTGATGCTGAAGGAACGCATAATAAAGGAAGAGGGATATAATCCCGGAATTATTTATGTGCTTCCTTTTACTTCAATAATAGAACAGAACTTTGATGTTTTTAAAGATGTTTTGGGCAGTGATGACTCAAAGGTAATGCTGAAGCATCATTACCTTTCGGAACGAAGTTATAAATGGGAAAAGGACGGTAAAAAAGAAGAATACAGCGATGCAATTTCAGAGCATCTTGTGGAATCATGGGATTCGGAGATTGTGGTAAGTACCTTTGTCCAGCTTTTGCACTCCATATTTACAAACAGGAACAGAAAGCTGAAGAAATTTCACAGCATGGTAAATTCCATTATTATACTTGATGAAGTGCAGAGTATACCGCATAAGTACTGGAAGTTGGTTAATGAGACCTTTAAAGCAATGGCATTATTTCTAAACTGCCGTTTTATATTGATGACGGCCACCATGCCGCTGATTTTTTCTGAAAGCGACGGTGAAATATACGAACTTGCAACATGTAAGAAAAGATATTTCAGTGAATTCAACCGCATAAACATTGATGCAAGCAGGCTTGAAAACGGGATGACCCTGGAGGAATTCAAAGCATTTATATACGATGAGATTAACCGATATGAAGAAGATGACTTTTTAATCGTATTGAACACAATTATGACTTCCATTGATGTATTTTCATATATTAAAGATGAGTTTGAGGATATAGCGGAAGTTTACTATTTATCCACTAATATTATTCCTAAAGAGAGGCTTGGCAGGATAGAGAAAATAAAGGACAGCAAAAACCGAAAGATAATTGTTTCAACGCAGATGATTGAAGCCGGAGTGGATATTGACATTGACAGGGTATACAGGGATTTCGGACCGATGGACAGCATCAATCAGACGGCAGGCCGGTGTAACCGTGAATGGTGCGGCAAAAAAGGTATTGTAACCCTCGTTAATCTGGTCAATGAGAATCATCACGATAAAGCTTATTCAAGTTATATCTATGACACTATATTGATGGAAGAGACCAAATCGGCATTGAAAGATAAGGATATGATAGAGGAAAAAGATATTTTTCAGTTGGCAGAAAGGTATTACAACGGTTTGAAATCCCATGGGAACGACGAAAGTGATTGGCTTTTGAACTGTATCGGAGAACTTCGGTACAGAGAGGCTTTTGAACACAGAGAAGATAAGAATTCGAAGGCATTTGAACTGATTAAACAGGAGTTTAAAACAGTGGATGTATTTATTGAGGCGGATGACGAGGCATCGGAAGTATGGGAAAAATACCAAAGTATAAAGCTTATTGCCGATCGTTTCGAAAGAAAGAGGCAGTTTAATAAGCTGAAAAAAGATTTTTACCAATTTGTGCTCAGTTTGCCGGAACAGGCGGTAAAAAAGCACGTTGAAATAGATGAAAAGGAGATTACCTTTATAAGCAGGGAAATGTTATGCAGTACCTATGATAAGGATACAGGCTTTATTAGAAAAATAGACAGGGATTATTTCATTTAA
- the cas5b gene encoding type I-B CRISPR-associated protein Cas5b translates to MAQKFLVFDVSAPYGHFKKPYTTTSPLTYSIPTRTAVAGMIAAILGFGKEDYQKLFTKDLAQIGIGIRKPIKKVRISENLINTKKSMNRIHERTQIKIEYLKDVCYRIYFTHKDEKIYGKLKEFLTRHCSVYTISMGLSENLANYTFVGEFEGQEISGSKEFVEFSSVLPVDRIAKGDVEYEDDREYFTENIPVEMDEERNVKEYREILFERNSRKIKAKLENFTKIMEIDENIMIL, encoded by the coding sequence ATGGCTCAAAAATTTTTGGTTTTTGATGTAAGTGCTCCCTATGGACACTTCAAAAAACCTTATACAACCACATCTCCCCTTACATATTCAATTCCAACCAGGACTGCCGTTGCAGGTATGATTGCTGCTATATTGGGTTTTGGAAAAGAAGATTATCAAAAGCTTTTTACCAAAGACCTTGCCCAAATAGGAATAGGCATAAGGAAGCCCATTAAAAAGGTGAGAATCAGTGAGAATCTTATAAATACAAAAAAGTCAATGAACAGAATACATGAACGTACCCAAATAAAGATTGAGTATTTGAAAGATGTTTGCTACAGGATTTATTTCACACACAAAGATGAAAAAATATACGGGAAATTAAAAGAATTCCTTACAAGACACTGTAGTGTATACACAATCAGTATGGGTCTTAGCGAAAACCTGGCCAATTACACATTTGTAGGAGAATTTGAAGGGCAAGAGATTTCCGGGAGCAAAGAATTTGTGGAATTTTCAAGTGTTTTGCCCGTGGACAGGATTGCAAAAGGCGATGTGGAATATGAGGATGACAGGGAATATTTTACTGAAAACATACCCGTTGAGATGGATGAAGAGCGGAATGTAAAAGAATACAGAGAGATATTGTTCGAGAGGAACAGCAGAAAAATCAAAGCAAAACTTGAAAACTTTACTAAGATTATGGAAATAGACGAAAATATCATGATATTATAA
- a CDS encoding YlmC/YmxH family sporulation protein → MNRTSDFRQKEVINISDGRRLGFVCDVEINLETGKLDAIVIPAEGRLFSFFGKDNYYVIPWSKIKKIGEDIILVEFDERDMRRDYRGSY, encoded by the coding sequence ATGAACAGGACATCGGATTTCAGACAGAAAGAGGTTATTAATATTTCCGACGGAAGAAGACTTGGATTTGTCTGCGATGTGGAAATCAATCTTGAAACCGGAAAGCTGGATGCCATTGTGATACCGGCAGAAGGCAGGCTCTTTAGTTTCTTCGGAAAAGATAACTACTATGTCATACCCTGGAGTAAAATCAAGAAAATCGGTGAAGATATTATATTGGTTGAATTTGATGAAAGGGATATGCGCCGAGATTACAGGGGAAGCTATTAA
- a CDS encoding 6-hydroxymethylpterin diphosphokinase MptE-like protein: MNNVLEKNLQIMKKYQPHLYSKMDSYIKGNYVSKNKSIERILLARQDDLVINIAVRTLGKDYVLCDHEDPINEAYAWIDRYVDPSNSVDIVFGIGMAFHLEVLITSFPNKKVLIIEPNIDLFYQIICVRNLEFLFEKAEILVDEDKDTILGKIGTFFWNTDEGGIQLEPLEVYAELFPQIWEDLRDRFVKMAQSFTVDILTRRKFGELWVHNNIKNLNLIAEASNAAELIGRFKGVPAILVSAGPSLKKNVHLLKELKDKCIIMAAGTAVTVLQDFGITPHFMMGIDAGENEGRIHERVTAKDIYFLYSNQVSPKSLRSYQGPKFLMNYPMDLYTNEFFKRQNIKSDFFLSGPSVANTCFDVLYKMGCNPIILVGQDLAFTDESNYANQQPGALSERIRENKGTYVKVKDIYGNDVYTTPAFLAMKNWFEGYFEKVAQRVEIINATEGGLNIEYAKNDTLANVMDKYQFKKQYLERDIKEIHNNSRFRDIIGNGVQEYLQFVAMEMDKLDKLSKEQLKLVNLIENDICDPRKNRREYERTVNSIKELSDKVINSPIYPSLLKNLIEIEFFLIKAEVDRATKVLTEYRDIKPVFVNAIKEQNRILEESLEKIRRFMEE, encoded by the coding sequence ATGAATAATGTTTTGGAAAAAAACCTTCAGATAATGAAAAAGTACCAGCCTCATCTTTATTCAAAAATGGACAGTTACATTAAAGGCAACTATGTTTCAAAAAATAAATCCATTGAAAGGATTTTGCTTGCCCGTCAGGATGATCTGGTTATTAACATTGCTGTCAGAACATTGGGAAAAGACTATGTGCTTTGCGACCATGAAGACCCAATAAATGAAGCTTATGCTTGGATTGACAGATACGTGGACCCGTCCAATAGCGTTGATATTGTCTTTGGAATAGGAATGGCATTCCATCTGGAAGTTTTGATAACCAGCTTTCCGAACAAAAAAGTATTGATAATAGAGCCTAATATTGACCTCTTTTATCAGATTATTTGCGTAAGAAATCTGGAGTTTTTGTTTGAAAAGGCAGAGATTTTGGTGGATGAGGATAAGGATACAATCCTTGGCAAAATCGGTACTTTCTTTTGGAATACCGATGAAGGCGGGATACAATTAGAACCTTTGGAAGTATATGCAGAGTTGTTTCCTCAAATATGGGAAGATTTAAGAGACCGTTTTGTTAAAATGGCTCAAAGCTTTACTGTGGATATTTTAACAAGGAGAAAATTCGGTGAACTGTGGGTTCATAACAATATAAAAAATCTGAATTTAATTGCTGAGGCTTCCAATGCTGCAGAGCTTATCGGTAGATTCAAGGGAGTGCCGGCAATACTGGTATCGGCAGGGCCTTCCCTCAAAAAAAATGTCCATTTGCTTAAGGAACTGAAAGATAAATGTATAATTATGGCTGCCGGCACAGCGGTAACTGTTCTTCAGGACTTTGGTATAACTCCTCATTTTATGATGGGAATAGACGCAGGGGAAAATGAAGGAAGAATTCACGAAAGAGTAACCGCAAAAGACATATATTTTCTGTATTCAAACCAGGTTTCTCCCAAATCTCTTAGAAGCTATCAAGGTCCCAAGTTTTTAATGAATTACCCGATGGACTTGTATACCAATGAATTTTTCAAACGCCAAAACATTAAGTCGGACTTTTTCTTAAGCGGTCCTTCGGTTGCAAATACTTGTTTTGATGTACTTTATAAAATGGGATGCAACCCGATAATACTGGTGGGTCAGGATTTGGCCTTTACCGATGAAAGCAATTATGCAAACCAGCAACCGGGAGCGCTTTCGGAAAGAATTAGGGAAAACAAAGGTACTTATGTTAAAGTTAAGGATATTTACGGCAATGATGTCTACACCACACCGGCATTTTTGGCGATGAAAAACTGGTTTGAGGGATATTTTGAAAAGGTAGCACAAAGGGTTGAAATAATAAATGCTACAGAGGGCGGTTTGAATATTGAATATGCCAAAAATGATACTTTGGCAAATGTAATGGATAAATATCAGTTTAAAAAGCAGTATTTAGAAAGGGATATAAAAGAAATTCATAACAATAGCAGATTTAGAGACATTATAGGCAATGGTGTTCAGGAATATTTGCAATTTGTCGCTATGGAGATGGATAAGCTGGACAAGCTTTCAAAAGAACAGCTAAAACTGGTAAACTTAATTGAAAATGATATTTGTGATCCTCGAAAGAATAGAAGGGAATATGAGAGAACGGTAAATTCCATAAAGGAACTTTCCGACAAGGTTATCAACTCACCCATCTATCCGTCGCTTTTAAAGAATTTGATTGAAATAGAGTTCTTTTTGATAAAAGCAGAAGTGGACAGGGCAACTAAAGTGTTGACGGAGTATAGGGATATAAAGCCTGTATTTGTAAATGCAATTAAGGAGCAGAACAGGATATTGGAGGAAAGCCTTGAAAAAATCAGGAGATTTATGGAGGAATAG
- the cas7b gene encoding type I-B CRISPR-associated protein Cas7/Csh2, producing the protein MIKNRQEILFLYDVTDANPNGDPLDENKPRIDEETGVNIVTDVRLKRTIRDYLFSYKGYDGSNGKDIFVRELESEKGGIKDGKARAKDFNEDLNEIIEKAIDIRLFGGVIPLDKASITFTGPVQFGMGRSLNKVSLKHIKGTGAFASGEGKAQKTFREEYILPYSLIGFHGIVNENAAKETRLSDEDVELLDEAMWNGTKNLITRSKMGHMPRLMLRVVYKAGQNFFIGDLQNKIELVSDLPDEKIRSVKDFAIKIDELVNELVLYKDRVEKVVYIADKNLKLVLNGQGINLKDIKEIKFEEKSY; encoded by the coding sequence ATGATTAAAAACAGGCAGGAAATATTGTTTTTATACGATGTAACCGATGCTAACCCCAATGGCGATCCGTTGGATGAAAATAAACCCCGCATTGACGAGGAGACAGGTGTCAACATTGTAACCGATGTAAGGTTAAAAAGAACAATAAGGGATTATTTATTCAGTTATAAAGGTTATGACGGTTCGAACGGAAAAGATATTTTTGTAAGGGAATTGGAATCGGAAAAGGGTGGTATAAAGGACGGAAAAGCCAGAGCAAAGGATTTTAATGAAGATTTAAATGAGATTATTGAAAAAGCAATTGATATAAGGCTTTTTGGAGGAGTTATCCCTCTTGATAAGGCATCAATAACATTCACCGGTCCGGTACAGTTTGGCATGGGCAGGTCGTTAAATAAAGTCTCATTAAAGCATATAAAAGGTACGGGTGCTTTTGCATCTGGTGAAGGAAAAGCACAGAAAACTTTCAGGGAAGAGTACATTTTACCCTATTCCCTCATAGGATTCCACGGAATTGTAAATGAAAATGCAGCAAAAGAGACAAGACTCAGTGATGAAGATGTGGAACTTTTGGACGAAGCCATGTGGAACGGTACCAAAAATCTCATTACCCGTTCAAAGATGGGGCATATGCCGAGACTTATGCTCAGAGTGGTGTATAAAGCCGGGCAGAATTTCTTTATAGGAGATTTGCAAAACAAGATTGAGCTTGTATCTGACTTGCCCGATGAAAAAATTAGATCAGTCAAGGACTTTGCGATAAAAATAGACGAACTGGTAAATGAGCTTGTGTTGTACAAGGACAGAGTTGAAAAAGTGGTTTACATTGCGGATAAAAACCTGAAACTGGTTTTGAACGGCCAGGGAATTAATCTGAAAGATATTAAGGAAATAAAGTTTGAAGAAAAATCATATTAG